From a region of the Streptomyces sp. NBC_01454 genome:
- a CDS encoding oxidoreductase — protein sequence MAGISRGTSPAPPRASDDPLVTLASLPGVADSVESVRKGVDRVYGHRVMRRRSNEVASEAALRGARGSAALSGADWALEEVRRRTDFGVEGEPRTVGAALRLTAESGQLLSVWRQSPLRVLARLHLVAAGGESADETVGRPRLAGEPVDEPLVELALPDADEVAGRLDGLARMLLAGTRAPALVTAAVVHGELLALRPFVSCNGLVARAAERIVLVGSGLDPKSICPAEVGHAELGRAAYVAALEGYVSGTPEGVAAWIAHCGRAVELGVRESTAVCEALQRGAA from the coding sequence ATGGCTGGAATCTCCCGGGGGACCTCCCCCGCACCTCCCCGAGCGAGCGATGATCCGCTCGTGACCCTGGCCTCGCTCCCGGGAGTCGCCGACTCCGTGGAATCGGTGCGCAAGGGCGTGGACCGCGTCTACGGGCACCGGGTCATGCGACGCCGCAGCAACGAGGTCGCCTCCGAGGCGGCGCTGCGCGGAGCGCGCGGTTCCGCGGCTCTTTCGGGGGCCGACTGGGCGCTCGAAGAGGTCCGGCGCCGCACCGACTTCGGCGTCGAGGGCGAGCCGCGGACGGTCGGCGCGGCCCTGCGGCTGACGGCCGAGTCCGGCCAGCTGCTCAGCGTGTGGCGGCAGTCCCCCCTGCGGGTGCTGGCGCGGCTCCATCTGGTGGCGGCCGGCGGCGAGTCGGCGGACGAGACGGTGGGACGGCCCCGGCTGGCCGGCGAACCGGTCGACGAGCCGCTCGTCGAGCTGGCGCTGCCGGACGCCGACGAGGTCGCCGGGCGGCTCGACGGGCTGGCGCGGATGCTGCTCGCGGGCACCCGGGCGCCTGCCCTGGTGACCGCGGCGGTCGTGCACGGCGAGCTGCTCGCGCTGCGGCCGTTCGTCTCCTGCAACGGGCTGGTCGCGCGGGCCGCCGAGCGGATCGTGCTGGTCGGGAGCGGGCTGGACCCGAAGTCGATCTGTCCCGCCGAGGTCGGGCACGCCGAACTGGGCCGCGCGGCGTATGTCGCCGCCCTGGAGGGCTACGTCTCGGGCACCCCGGAGGGCGTCGCGGCGTGGATCGCGCACTGCGGACGTGCGGTGGAACTCGGCGTCCGGGAGAGCACCGCGGTCTGTGAGGCGCTGCAGCGCGGCGCGGCATAA
- a CDS encoding ATP-binding protein translates to MKIAFVGKGGSGKTTLSSLFIRHLAAARVPVIAVDADINQHLGAALGLDETEAAALPAMGAHLPLIKDYLRGSNPRIPSSESMIKTTPPGEGSRLLRVGGSNPVYDACARPVELDDSAVRLMATGPFTESDLGVACYHSKVGAVELCLNHLVDGREEYVVVDMTAGSDSFASGMFTRFDMTFLVAEPTRKGVAVYRQYSEYARDFGVPLKVVGNKVQGPEDLAFLRDEVGDDLLVTVGHSDWVRAMEKGRPARFARLEEANRAALRTLHDTADAAYGDRDWERYTRQMVHFHLKNAESWGNAKTGVDLAAQVDPSFVLFEGAATPQPA, encoded by the coding sequence ATGAAGATCGCTTTCGTAGGCAAGGGCGGCAGTGGCAAGACCACGCTGTCCTCCCTGTTCATCCGGCATCTCGCCGCCGCCCGGGTCCCCGTGATCGCGGTGGACGCCGACATCAACCAGCATCTGGGCGCCGCCCTCGGACTCGACGAGACGGAGGCCGCCGCGCTGCCCGCGATGGGCGCCCATCTCCCACTGATCAAGGACTACTTGCGCGGCAGCAACCCCCGGATCCCGTCCTCCGAATCCATGATCAAGACCACCCCGCCCGGTGAGGGCTCGCGGCTGCTGCGGGTGGGTGGGTCCAACCCCGTCTACGACGCGTGCGCCAGGCCGGTGGAGCTCGACGACAGCGCCGTCCGGCTGATGGCGACGGGCCCGTTCACCGAGTCCGATCTGGGCGTGGCCTGCTACCACTCCAAGGTCGGCGCGGTGGAGCTGTGCCTGAACCACCTGGTGGACGGGCGCGAGGAGTACGTCGTCGTCGACATGACGGCCGGCTCCGACTCCTTCGCCTCCGGGATGTTCACCCGCTTCGACATGACCTTCCTGGTCGCCGAGCCGACCCGGAAGGGCGTCGCCGTCTACCGCCAGTACAGCGAGTACGCCCGGGACTTCGGCGTCCCCCTGAAGGTCGTGGGAAACAAGGTGCAGGGCCCCGAGGATCTGGCGTTCCTGCGCGACGAGGTGGGCGACGACCTGCTGGTGACCGTCGGCCACTCCGACTGGGTACGCGCCATGGAGAAGGGCCGCCCGGCCCGCTTCGCCCGCCTGGAAGAGGCCAACCGCGCCGCCCTGCGGACGCTGCACGACACGGCCGACGCCGCCTACGGGGACCGGGACTGGGAGCGCTATACGCGCCAGATGGTGCACTTCCACCTGAAGAACGCGGAGAGCTGGGGCAATGCGAAGACCGGGGTCGATCTGGCGGCCCAGGTCGACCCCTCCTTCGTGCTCTTCGAGGGGGCGGCTACCCCACAGCCCGCCTGA
- a CDS encoding SulP family inorganic anion transporter, whose amino-acid sequence MSQMEKSPPQPPRTQHHPEIPPGPRAAAEPTSRTERAGPAVWRRDISASVVVFLLAVPLSLGVALATGAPLQAGLVAAVAGGLVAGLLGGAPLQVTGAATGLLAVTADLVQRYGWRATCAVTVLAGLAQLALGALRAARATSAVSPAIVHGLLAGIGVTIAVGQLHVVLGGSPDGSALDNAAALPGQLAHPHAVALLIGAVTVAVLLGWGRLPGRAGRWARVLPAPLAAVLAATAVSAGTSVARVELPSWRVPELPALPDASVPALAAAVLTVTLVAGMESMLSALAVDRLAAERPGPPAGRARLNRELAGQGAANVVSGLLGGLPVSGGAMRGSANVRAGAVTRRATVLHGVWVLLCAGLLAAALEAIPLAALAALVMVVGVQMVSFAHIRHVRRHREFPVYAATLGGVILLGVLQGVAAGIAVAVFLALRRLTRTRVTVTEEPDGYRVYVSGQLTFLAVPRLTRALARVPAHAEVVVELCGSFMDHAAYEALQSWSTAHRAHGGRVTLGGRSGRPPAKAAGAHSCRPWTPWRHHHCTRPAPDRAAEPADSGSQLLGGVSAFQRHTAPLVREELARLAREGQRPTQLFLTCADSRLVTSMITSSGPGDLFTVRNVGNLMPPPGSDASCDSVGAAVEYAVEVLRVGSITVCGHSGCGAMGALLGAAAPEEAEPTPLARWLRHGRPSLARMQRIGRLGRGEVALHERPVNDDQERLALVNVMQQLDHLRAHPCVARRVAEGSLALHGMYFHVGEAQAYVLDEATGRFGAVRGEPVPVTA is encoded by the coding sequence ATGTCGCAGATGGAGAAGTCGCCGCCGCAGCCGCCGCGCACCCAGCACCACCCCGAGATCCCTCCCGGGCCCCGGGCGGCGGCCGAGCCCACCTCCCGTACGGAGCGGGCCGGCCCCGCCGTCTGGCGGCGGGACATCTCCGCCTCGGTCGTGGTCTTCCTGCTCGCCGTCCCGCTGTCCCTGGGCGTCGCCCTGGCCACCGGCGCCCCGCTCCAGGCCGGCCTGGTCGCCGCCGTCGCCGGCGGTCTCGTCGCCGGTCTGCTCGGTGGCGCCCCGCTCCAGGTGACCGGCGCGGCGACCGGCCTCCTGGCGGTCACCGCCGACCTGGTCCAGCGCTACGGCTGGCGCGCCACCTGCGCCGTCACGGTCCTGGCCGGTCTCGCCCAACTCGCCCTGGGGGCGCTGCGCGCGGCCCGGGCGACATCGGCCGTCAGCCCGGCGATCGTGCACGGCCTGCTGGCCGGCATCGGGGTCACCATCGCCGTGGGACAGCTCCATGTGGTGCTCGGCGGCAGCCCCGACGGCTCGGCGCTCGACAACGCCGCGGCGCTGCCCGGCCAGTTGGCGCATCCGCACGCCGTCGCGCTGCTGATCGGCGCCGTCACCGTGGCGGTACTCCTCGGCTGGGGGCGCCTCCCGGGCCGCGCCGGGCGGTGGGCGCGGGTGCTGCCGGCGCCGCTGGCCGCCGTGCTCGCGGCGACGGCGGTGAGCGCGGGCACGTCGGTGGCGCGCGTCGAGCTGCCGTCCTGGCGGGTGCCCGAGCTGCCCGCGCTGCCGGACGCATCCGTGCCGGCCCTGGCCGCCGCGGTCCTGACTGTCACCCTGGTCGCCGGCATGGAATCGATGCTCTCGGCGCTGGCCGTCGACCGGCTGGCGGCCGAGCGCCCCGGCCCGCCGGCGGGGCGTGCGCGGCTCAACCGCGAGCTGGCCGGCCAGGGGGCGGCCAATGTCGTCTCGGGGCTGCTGGGCGGGCTGCCGGTCTCCGGGGGCGCGATGCGCGGCTCGGCCAATGTGCGGGCCGGCGCGGTCACCCGGCGCGCCACCGTGCTGCACGGCGTGTGGGTACTGCTGTGCGCGGGCCTGCTGGCCGCCGCGCTGGAGGCGATCCCGCTGGCGGCGCTCGCCGCGCTGGTGATGGTCGTCGGCGTGCAGATGGTGAGCTTCGCGCACATCCGGCATGTGCGGCGGCACCGCGAATTCCCTGTGTACGCCGCCACATTGGGCGGTGTGATCCTCCTCGGTGTGCTCCAGGGGGTGGCGGCGGGCATCGCCGTCGCGGTCTTCCTGGCGCTGCGCCGGCTGACCCGCACCCGGGTCACGGTGACGGAGGAACCCGACGGCTACCGGGTGTACGTCAGCGGGCAGTTGACGTTTCTGGCGGTGCCGCGGCTGACCCGGGCGCTGGCCCGGGTGCCGGCGCACGCCGAGGTCGTCGTCGAGCTGTGCGGCTCGTTCATGGACCATGCCGCCTACGAGGCGCTGCAGTCGTGGTCCACCGCCCATCGGGCGCACGGCGGCCGGGTGACCCTCGGGGGCCGCTCGGGCCGGCCGCCCGCCAAGGCGGCCGGCGCGCACTCCTGCCGGCCGTGGACGCCCTGGCGCCACCACCACTGCACCCGGCCCGCCCCGGACAGGGCGGCGGAGCCGGCGGACAGCGGCAGCCAACTCCTGGGCGGGGTCAGCGCCTTCCAGCGCCATACGGCCCCGCTCGTCCGCGAGGAGCTGGCCCGGCTGGCGCGCGAGGGCCAGCGGCCCACCCAGCTGTTTTTGACCTGCGCCGACTCCCGGCTGGTCACGAGCATGATCACCTCCAGCGGTCCGGGCGACCTGTTCACCGTGCGCAATGTCGGCAATCTGATGCCGCCGCCGGGCTCGGACGCCTCCTGCGACTCCGTCGGGGCGGCGGTCGAATACGCGGTGGAGGTGCTGCGGGTCGGCTCGATCACGGTGTGCGGGCACTCGGGTTGTGGCGCCATGGGAGCGCTGCTGGGCGCCGCCGCCCCGGAGGAGGCCGAACCGACCCCGCTCGCCCGCTGGCTGCGGCACGGCCGGCCGAGCCTGGCACGTATGCAGCGCATCGGGCGACTGGGGCGGGGAGAAGTCGCCCTGCACGAGCGTCCGGTGAATGATGATCAGGAGCGGCTGGCGCTCGTCAACGTCATGCAGCAGCTCGACCACCTCCGGGCACACCCGTGCGTGGCCCGCCGGGTGGCCGAGGGCTCGCTCGCCCTGCACGGCATGTATTTCCACGTCGGCGAGGCCCAGGCCTACGTGCTCGACGAGGCCACCGGTCGTTTCGGCGCCGTCCGCGGCGAGCCGGTGCCGGTGACGGCCTGA
- the acs gene encoding acetate--CoA ligase — protein MSNESLANLLKEERRFAPPADLAAHANVTAAAYEQAAADRLGFWAEQAERLSWDTAPTQTLDWSHAPFAKWFADGKLNVAYNCVDRHVENGLGDRVALHFEGEPGDTRTITYAELQREVSKAAHALTELGVRSGDRVAIYLPMIPEAVISMLACARLGAPHSVVFGGFSADALATRINDADARVVITADGGYRRGKPSALKPAVDEALTRPGTENVRSVLVVRRTGQEDVAWHEGRDVWWHDLVERQSDQHTPEAFDAEHPLFILYTSGTTGKPKGILHTTGGYLTQVSYTHHAVFDLKPETDVFWCTADVGWVTGHSYITYGPLSNGATEVLYEGTPDSPHQGRWWEIVQKYGVTVLYTAPTAIRACMKWGDDIPAKFDLSSLRILGSVGEPINPEAWMWYRKHIGADATPIVDTWWQTETGGMMLSPLPGVTTTKPGSAQVPLPGIAATVVDDDAREVPDGAGGYLVLTEPWPAMLRTIWGDDQRYLDTYWSRFEGKYFAGDGAKKDTDGDIWLLGRVDDVMLVSGHNISTTEVESALVSHPKVAEAAVVGATDPQTTQAICAFVILRGGAAEDEGLVEELRAHVSQQLGPIAKPKRIMPVAELPKTRSGKIMRRLLRDVAENRDLGDVTTLTDSSVMDLIQAKLPSAASED, from the coding sequence GTGAGCAACGAAAGCCTTGCCAACCTGCTCAAGGAGGAGCGGCGGTTCGCACCGCCCGCTGATCTGGCCGCGCACGCCAACGTCACGGCTGCCGCGTACGAGCAGGCCGCGGCAGACCGGCTGGGCTTCTGGGCCGAGCAGGCCGAGCGACTGTCGTGGGACACCGCGCCCACCCAGACCCTCGACTGGTCCCACGCGCCCTTCGCGAAGTGGTTCGCCGACGGCAAGCTCAATGTCGCCTACAACTGCGTGGACCGCCATGTGGAGAACGGCCTGGGCGACCGGGTCGCGCTCCACTTCGAGGGCGAGCCGGGCGACACCCGCACGATCACCTACGCCGAGCTCCAGCGCGAGGTCTCCAAGGCCGCCCATGCGCTGACCGAGCTCGGTGTGCGCAGCGGCGACCGGGTCGCCATCTATCTACCGATGATCCCGGAAGCGGTCATCTCCATGCTGGCCTGCGCCCGTCTGGGCGCCCCGCACTCCGTCGTCTTCGGCGGCTTCTCCGCGGACGCGCTGGCCACCCGCATCAACGACGCCGACGCCCGCGTCGTGATCACTGCCGACGGCGGCTACCGCCGCGGCAAGCCGTCCGCCCTCAAGCCCGCCGTCGACGAGGCGCTGACCAGGCCCGGCACCGAGAACGTCCGCAGCGTGCTGGTCGTTCGCCGCACGGGCCAGGAGGACGTCGCCTGGCACGAGGGCCGCGATGTGTGGTGGCACGACCTCGTCGAGCGGCAGAGCGACCAGCACACGCCCGAGGCCTTCGACGCCGAGCACCCGCTGTTCATCCTGTACACCTCCGGCACGACGGGTAAGCCCAAGGGCATCCTGCACACCACCGGCGGCTACCTCACCCAGGTCTCGTACACCCACCACGCGGTGTTCGACCTCAAGCCGGAGACCGACGTCTTCTGGTGCACCGCCGACGTCGGCTGGGTGACCGGCCACTCGTACATCACCTACGGCCCGCTCTCCAACGGCGCCACCGAGGTGCTCTACGAGGGCACGCCCGACAGCCCGCACCAGGGCCGCTGGTGGGAGATCGTGCAGAAGTACGGCGTGACGGTCCTCTACACCGCGCCGACCGCGATCCGTGCCTGCATGAAGTGGGGCGATGACATCCCGGCGAAGTTCGATCTGTCGTCGCTGCGCATCCTGGGGTCGGTGGGCGAACCGATCAACCCCGAGGCATGGATGTGGTACCGCAAGCACATCGGGGCCGATGCGACGCCGATCGTCGACACCTGGTGGCAGACCGAGACCGGCGGGATGATGCTCAGCCCCCTGCCGGGCGTCACGACGACCAAGCCCGGCTCGGCCCAGGTGCCGCTGCCCGGTATCGCCGCGACCGTCGTGGACGACGACGCCCGTGAGGTCCCCGACGGCGCCGGCGGCTACCTCGTGCTGACCGAGCCCTGGCCGGCCATGCTCCGCACGATCTGGGGCGACGACCAGCGCTACCTCGACACGTACTGGTCCCGCTTCGAGGGCAAGTATTTCGCCGGCGACGGCGCCAAGAAGGACACGGACGGCGACATCTGGCTGCTCGGCCGGGTGGATGACGTGATGCTGGTGTCCGGCCACAACATCTCCACCACGGAGGTGGAGTCGGCGCTGGTCTCGCACCCGAAGGTGGCCGAGGCCGCGGTCGTCGGCGCCACCGACCCGCAGACCACCCAGGCCATCTGCGCCTTCGTCATCCTGCGCGGCGGTGCGGCGGAGGACGAGGGCCTGGTCGAGGAGCTGCGCGCCCATGTCTCCCAGCAGCTCGGCCCGATCGCCAAGCCCAAGCGGATCATGCCGGTGGCGGAGCTGCCCAAGACCCGCTCCGGCAAGATCATGCGGCGGCTGCTGCGCGATGTCGCGGAGAACCGTGACCTCGGTGATGTCACCACGCTGACCGACTCC
- a CDS encoding HAD family hydrolase, with protein MVGAYARPVENHSVPHSSPRTAAFFDLDKTVIAKSSTLTFSKSFYQGGLINRRAVLRTAYAQFVFLAGGADHDQMERMREYLSSLCRGWDVAQVREIVAETLHDLIDPIIYDEAASLIEEHHAAGRDVVIVSTSGAEVVEPIGELLGADRVVATRMVVGEDGRFTGEVEYYAYGPTKAEAVRELAESEGYDLARCYAYSDSATDVPMLSAVGHPCAVNPDRALRREAAARGWPVLSFNRPVPLKQRLPTLSMPSRPALAVMAAAGAAVATATLVWYTSRRKTTKPRLSSIARGPLAGADRV; from the coding sequence ATGGTGGGCGCCTATGCTCGCCCCGTGGAAAACCACTCCGTGCCTCACTCGAGTCCCCGTACTGCCGCGTTCTTCGACCTGGACAAGACCGTCATTGCAAAGTCGAGCACGCTGACCTTCAGCAAGTCGTTCTACCAAGGCGGCCTGATCAATCGGCGGGCCGTACTACGCACCGCGTACGCCCAGTTCGTGTTCCTGGCGGGCGGCGCCGACCACGATCAGATGGAGCGAATGCGGGAGTATCTCTCCTCACTGTGCCGCGGCTGGGACGTGGCACAGGTGCGGGAGATCGTCGCCGAGACGCTGCACGATCTGATCGACCCCATCATTTACGACGAGGCGGCCTCGCTCATCGAGGAGCATCACGCCGCGGGCCGGGATGTCGTGATCGTGTCCACCTCGGGCGCCGAGGTCGTCGAACCGATCGGTGAACTCCTGGGCGCGGACCGGGTGGTGGCCACCCGCATGGTCGTCGGCGAGGACGGCCGCTTCACCGGCGAGGTGGAGTACTACGCCTATGGCCCGACCAAGGCGGAGGCCGTCCGGGAACTCGCCGAATCCGAGGGCTACGACCTCGCGCGCTGTTATGCGTACAGCGATTCGGCAACCGATGTCCCGATGCTCTCGGCGGTGGGTCACCCGTGTGCGGTCAATCCGGACCGGGCGCTGCGCCGCGAGGCGGCCGCGCGCGGTTGGCCGGTTCTCTCCTTCAACCGCCCGGTCCCGCTCAAGCAGCGACTGCCCACGCTGTCGATGCCCTCCCGGCCGGCGCTCGCCGTCATGGCCGCGGCGGGCGCGGCCGTCGCCACCGCGACGCTTGTCTGGTACACGAGCCGCCGGAAAACCACAAAGCCCCGCCTCAGCTCTATTGCCCGTGGTCCGCTGGCCGGCGCCGACCGCGTTTGA
- the ssd gene encoding septum site-determining protein Ssd yields MSSERLAGSGGEHSGPLIVTEDEKLLDDLVRLCAAAGALPEVAHGLPARRGEWEAPPLVIVGADCARRLRGAGRRAGVLLAGRDADDPDLWRQAVALGAERVLALPDGERWLVDRIADAVEGVGPPALTVGVIGGRGGAGASTLAGALALTAARTGRRTLLVDGDPLGGGLDVLLGGEKEKGLRWPAFAESRGRVACGALAESLPRLHSLRVLSWDRDSDVVIPPPAMRAVMAAARRRGGVVVVDLPRRVDEAAAEALSQVDLGLLLVPTELRAVAAAQRVALGVQQVLGDLRVVACETPGRHGHALPPDEIAGLMGLPLAGEVPWEAGLSAELARGVPPGAQPRGPLARFCAGFWERVAESGDGGGPGAGAGPEREQAPCRGGGRT; encoded by the coding sequence ATGTCATCGGAACGGCTGGCGGGAAGCGGTGGGGAGCACAGCGGGCCGCTGATCGTCACCGAGGACGAAAAACTCCTCGACGATCTTGTGCGGCTGTGTGCGGCGGCCGGCGCACTGCCCGAGGTGGCGCACGGGCTGCCGGCCCGCAGAGGGGAGTGGGAGGCACCGCCCCTGGTGATCGTCGGCGCGGACTGCGCCCGCCGGTTACGCGGCGCCGGACGCCGGGCGGGCGTCCTGCTGGCGGGCCGCGACGCGGACGATCCGGACCTGTGGCGCCAAGCCGTCGCTCTCGGGGCGGAGCGCGTACTCGCACTGCCCGACGGCGAGCGCTGGCTGGTGGACCGGATCGCCGACGCCGTCGAGGGCGTCGGGCCGCCCGCTCTGACCGTCGGCGTCATCGGCGGCCGCGGTGGCGCCGGAGCGAGCACCCTGGCCGGTGCGTTGGCACTCACCGCGGCCCGGACGGGCCGGCGCACCCTGCTCGTCGACGGCGATCCACTGGGCGGCGGGCTGGACGTCCTGCTGGGCGGAGAGAAGGAAAAGGGCCTGCGCTGGCCCGCCTTCGCCGAATCGCGCGGGCGGGTGGCCTGCGGCGCCCTGGCCGAGTCGCTGCCGCGGCTGCACTCGCTGCGGGTCCTCAGCTGGGACCGGGACTCCGATGTCGTCATCCCGCCGCCGGCCATGCGCGCGGTCATGGCGGCGGCGCGGCGGCGCGGCGGGGTCGTGGTGGTGGACCTGCCGCGCAGGGTCGACGAGGCGGCGGCAGAGGCCCTGTCCCAGGTGGACCTGGGACTGCTGCTCGTCCCTACGGAGCTGCGCGCGGTCGCGGCCGCCCAGCGGGTGGCCCTCGGTGTGCAGCAGGTGCTCGGCGATCTGCGGGTGGTGGCTTGTGAAACCCCCGGACGCCATGGGCACGCCCTGCCGCCGGACGAGATCGCCGGCCTGATGGGGCTTCCGCTGGCCGGTGAAGTGCCGTGGGAGGCGGGGCTGTCGGCGGAGCTCGCCCGCGGGGTGCCGCCGGGGGCGCAGCCGCGCGGTCCGCTGGCGCGGTTCTGTGCGGGGTTCTGGGAGCGGGTGGCGGAGAGCGGGGACGGCGGTGGGCCGGGCGCCGGTGCGGGGCCGGAGCGGGAGCAGGCGCCCTGCCGGGGCGGAGGCCGGACATGA